A genomic segment from Chloroflexota bacterium encodes:
- a CDS encoding phosphoadenylyl-sulfate reductase → MTPDEIAAANRRLGDAEPQEVLRWALDTFGDRCALSSSFGAEDVVLIDMMWRINPRARVVTLDTLRLHQETYGVIDRIRERYRIEVETFRPDPASVARMVAEKGLNCFYESVENRELCCGIRKVEPLSRALSGLDAWISGIRRDQASSRTATEKVQHDRVHGGIVKVNPLCDWTADQVWSYIRAHGVPYNVLHDRGYPSIGCEPCTRAIRPGEDPRAGRWWWELDPDKKECGIHVTSLESAVATWGLGASDALHPGDEARAPADA, encoded by the coding sequence ATGACGCCCGACGAGATCGCTGCCGCAAATCGCCGACTTGGCGACGCCGAGCCGCAAGAGGTGCTCCGCTGGGCCCTCGACACGTTCGGCGACCGATGCGCCCTGTCCTCCAGTTTCGGCGCGGAGGATGTCGTGCTCATCGACATGATGTGGCGGATCAATCCGAGGGCGCGCGTCGTGACCCTCGACACGCTGCGGCTGCACCAAGAAACGTATGGAGTCATCGACCGCATCCGCGAGCGGTACAGAATCGAGGTCGAAACGTTTCGCCCGGACCCCGCCAGCGTGGCGCGAATGGTGGCGGAGAAGGGCCTTAACTGCTTTTATGAGAGCGTCGAGAACCGAGAGCTGTGCTGTGGGATCCGAAAGGTCGAGCCGCTTAGTCGCGCCCTATCCGGCCTCGACGCGTGGATCAGCGGCATTCGGCGCGACCAGGCGTCGTCGCGCACCGCTACCGAGAAGGTGCAGCACGATCGCGTCCACGGCGGGATTGTAAAAGTGAATCCATTGTGCGATTGGACGGCGGACCAGGTGTGGTCGTACATCCGGGCCCACGGCGTCCCGTACAACGTCCTCCACGACCGCGGCTACCCCAGCATCGGCTGCGAGCCGTGCACACGGGCGATCCGACCCGGCGAAGACCCGCGGGCAGGCAGATGGTGGTGGGAGCTGGATCCAGACAAGAAGGAATGCGGAATCCACGTGACGAGCCTCGAGAGCGCCGTCGCAACGTGGGGACTGGGCGCGTCCGACGCACTGCACCCCGGCGATGAGGCGCGGGCGCCGGCCGACGCGTGA
- a CDS encoding uroporphyrinogen-III synthase: MRRYTNPMNASLRGPAPGPLAGRVVAFLESRRSAEIARLIEVKGGTALVAPALRESPTADDATIDAWLAALTRGDFAAVVFLTGVGCQLLLDRSQAIGLFGEVLAGLSKAQVVARGPKPLHVLKSHGVRVDLVAPEPNTSEDLLAALATWDLRGKRVGVQLYGGATPYLDRLREGLLAMGASISEAAPYRWEGPSDEAPVVRLIDSCVEGSVDALAIFSSSQIHTLFAIADEHGRSEALRLALNGRMLIASIGPVSSEAIEGHGVRVNVTPPHPKMGHLISAIAEAFAQQPAAPGVRE; encoded by the coding sequence GTGCGACGGTACACTAATCCCATGAATGCATCGCTCCGCGGACCGGCGCCCGGCCCGCTCGCGGGCCGCGTCGTCGCATTCCTCGAGTCGCGACGATCGGCGGAGATCGCGCGCTTAATCGAGGTGAAGGGTGGCACCGCCTTGGTGGCGCCTGCGCTCCGCGAGAGCCCAACCGCGGATGATGCGACGATCGACGCGTGGCTCGCAGCCTTGACCCGTGGCGACTTCGCGGCGGTCGTCTTCCTGACTGGGGTCGGCTGTCAGCTTCTCCTGGACCGGTCGCAAGCGATTGGGTTGTTTGGCGAAGTTCTCGCGGGGCTGTCGAAGGCCCAGGTGGTTGCGCGTGGGCCGAAGCCGCTCCACGTGCTCAAGAGCCACGGCGTCCGAGTCGACCTCGTGGCCCCGGAGCCCAACACGTCCGAGGATCTCCTCGCGGCGCTGGCCACGTGGGACCTGCGGGGCAAGCGGGTAGGCGTTCAGCTCTACGGAGGTGCAACGCCGTACCTCGACCGGCTTCGCGAGGGTCTTCTCGCAATGGGGGCGTCGATTTCTGAAGCCGCGCCCTATCGGTGGGAGGGACCCAGCGACGAAGCCCCCGTCGTCCGGTTGATCGATTCGTGCGTGGAGGGCTCGGTCGACGCCCTCGCGATCTTCAGCTCGTCGCAGATCCATACCCTCTTCGCCATCGCGGACGAGCACGGGCGGTCCGAGGCGCTTCGACTCGCATTGAACGGGCGAATGCTCATCGCGTCGATCGGTCCGGTCTCTTCGGAGGCCATTGAGGGCCACGGCGTTCGGGTGAACGTCACACCCCCGCACCCAAAGATGGGGCATCTGATCTCGGCCATCGCCGAGGCGTTCGCACAGCAACCTGCCGCCCCCGGAGTGCGGGAATGA
- a CDS encoding NADPH-dependent assimilatory sulfite reductase hemoprotein subunit, with protein MAGEPEELLDENAPGATVVPSEVEFIKQRSNHLRGTIKQTLESDASHFSEEEYQLLKFHGVYQQDDREKRAIARKEGRDKEWIMMVRAKIPGGALTGAQYLAFDDVANRFGDGTLRVTTRQCFQLHHVGKAHLKQTIRSINDAMVTTLGACGDVERNVMACPAPNRIGAAAEVQEHARILSDAALPRTKAYHEIWLDHEKIASTEEELDPLYGDVYMPRKFKTAFAIEGDNCVDAYSNDIGIVAHVEQDHVAGYTFLVGGGMGMTHTDRNTRPRVADPLAFVEPDELVDTFLAIMKVQRDCGNRISRRQARMKYLIANVGLDRFRREVERWVGHRLAPPRELHWDETGDHLGWHQQYDGRWFLGVWIENGRIRDVDGLAMRSGFRELVRQFDPGIRLTAQQNILFTDIADEQRPAVEALLRKYGVALVEDVPNALRYSMACPAIPTCGLALADAERALPAVVRRIQATLSELGLENERLSIRMTGCPNGCARPFLGDVGFVGRTPGKYQIYLGGDFQGTLLNRLLADLVPVDQIADRLRPIFQLFRDERNPGEAFGDFCRRAGNARLRALAFPEPVMAGAGR; from the coding sequence ATGGCAGGCGAGCCCGAAGAGCTTCTCGATGAAAACGCCCCGGGGGCAACGGTTGTTCCGTCCGAGGTCGAGTTCATCAAGCAGCGAAGCAACCATTTGCGTGGAACCATCAAGCAGACGTTGGAGAGCGACGCGTCGCACTTCTCTGAGGAAGAGTATCAGCTTCTGAAATTCCACGGCGTCTACCAACAGGACGACCGCGAAAAGCGCGCGATTGCGCGCAAAGAAGGCCGGGACAAGGAATGGATCATGATGGTCCGCGCCAAAATCCCGGGCGGAGCCCTCACCGGGGCCCAGTACCTGGCATTCGATGACGTCGCGAACCGATTTGGCGACGGCACGCTGCGAGTCACCACTCGTCAGTGCTTCCAGCTTCACCACGTCGGCAAGGCGCACCTCAAGCAGACCATCCGGTCCATCAACGACGCGATGGTCACGACCCTCGGCGCCTGCGGTGACGTCGAGCGGAACGTCATGGCGTGCCCGGCGCCAAACCGCATCGGCGCGGCCGCCGAGGTCCAGGAGCACGCGCGGATTTTGAGCGATGCCGCGCTCCCGCGCACGAAGGCGTATCACGAGATCTGGCTCGACCACGAGAAGATCGCGTCGACTGAAGAGGAGCTGGACCCGCTTTACGGCGACGTCTATATGCCGCGCAAGTTCAAGACCGCCTTCGCCATCGAGGGTGACAACTGCGTTGACGCGTACTCCAACGACATCGGCATCGTGGCTCACGTCGAACAGGACCACGTGGCGGGGTATACGTTCCTGGTCGGTGGTGGAATGGGGATGACCCACACCGACCGCAACACCCGGCCGCGCGTCGCGGACCCGTTGGCCTTTGTCGAGCCGGACGAACTCGTCGACACGTTCCTCGCCATCATGAAGGTCCAGCGCGACTGCGGAAATCGGATCAGCCGCCGGCAGGCACGAATGAAGTACCTCATCGCCAACGTGGGCCTCGACCGTTTTCGACGGGAGGTCGAGCGCTGGGTGGGCCACCGCCTCGCCCCGCCGCGCGAGCTGCATTGGGACGAGACCGGCGACCACCTGGGCTGGCATCAGCAGTACGATGGCCGCTGGTTCCTGGGCGTGTGGATCGAGAACGGCCGCATCCGAGACGTCGACGGCCTCGCCATGCGATCGGGGTTTCGCGAACTGGTCCGCCAATTCGATCCGGGCATCCGCCTGACGGCGCAGCAGAACATCCTGTTCACCGACATCGCCGACGAACAGCGACCGGCGGTCGAGGCGCTGCTCCGCAAGTATGGCGTCGCCCTGGTTGAGGATGTGCCGAACGCCCTTCGGTATTCGATGGCCTGCCCCGCGATCCCCACCTGCGGCTTGGCGTTGGCGGACGCCGAGCGCGCGTTGCCCGCCGTCGTTCGCCGCATCCAGGCGACGCTCTCGGAGCTCGGCCTCGAGAATGAGCGCCTGAGCATCCGCATGACCGGCTGCCCCAACGGGTGCGCCCGCCCCTTCCTCGGCGACGTCGGCTTCGTCGGCCGCACGCCTGGGAAGTACCAGATCTATCTCGGAGGCGACTTCCAGGGCACGCTTCTCAACCGACTCCTGGCGGACCTGGTGCCGGTTGACCAGATCGCGGACCGGTTGCGGCCCATCTTCCAGCTCTTCCGCGACGAGCGGAACCCGGGTGAGGCGTTTGGCGACTTCTGCCGACGCGCCGGGAACGCGAGACTCCGGGCGCTCGCGTTCCCGGAACCGGTCATGGCAGGTGCCGGTCGGTAG
- a CDS encoding sulfurtransferase, with protein sequence MATYANPDALVDTEWVAQHAKDPHVKLVEVDVDTSAYRQGHVPGAIGWNWSTQLEDQTRRDIPTKEDWEKLLSQSGISNDDTIIFYGDNHNWFAAFAYWIAKMYGHKNVKLMNGGRKKWELEKRDLVTEEPKVTPSQYKVQSVDMSLRALQPDVKAHIGKSGAALVDVRSPAEFTGEVLAPPGLQETAQRGGHVPTATNIPWLQAVNEADGTFKSPDELRQRYERDGITPDKDVIAYCRIGERSSHTWFALKELLGYPKVRNYDGSWTEWGSMIGVPIEK encoded by the coding sequence ATGGCAACATACGCGAACCCGGACGCGCTCGTTGATACGGAATGGGTTGCTCAGCACGCGAAGGACCCTCACGTCAAATTGGTTGAAGTCGACGTCGATACGTCGGCATACCGCCAGGGCCATGTGCCTGGCGCCATCGGCTGGAACTGGTCGACGCAGCTCGAGGACCAGACGCGGCGCGACATCCCGACCAAGGAGGATTGGGAGAAGCTCCTGTCGCAGTCCGGTATCTCGAACGATGACACCATCATCTTCTACGGTGACAACCACAATTGGTTCGCGGCCTTCGCCTATTGGATCGCGAAGATGTACGGGCACAAGAACGTCAAGCTGATGAATGGCGGCCGCAAGAAGTGGGAGCTCGAGAAGCGGGATTTGGTGACCGAGGAGCCCAAGGTGACCCCGTCCCAGTACAAGGTCCAGAGCGTCGACATGTCGCTCCGGGCTCTTCAGCCCGACGTGAAGGCGCACATCGGGAAATCTGGCGCGGCCCTCGTCGACGTTCGATCTCCAGCGGAGTTCACGGGTGAGGTCCTGGCCCCGCCGGGCCTTCAGGAGACCGCACAGCGGGGCGGGCACGTGCCCACGGCCACCAACATCCCGTGGCTGCAGGCCGTGAACGAGGCGGACGGGACGTTCAAGTCACCGGACGAGCTTCGCCAGCGGTACGAGCGCGACGGCATTACACCGGACAAGGACGTGATCGCCTACTGCCGCATCGGAGAGCGCAGCTCCCACACCTGGTTCGCGCTGAAGGAGCTCCTCGGCTACCCGAAGGTCCGGAACTATGATGGCTCGTGGACCGAGTGGGGCTCGATGATCGGGGTCCCCATCGAGAAGTAG